The Chryseobacterium aureum genome contains a region encoding:
- a CDS encoding lipoprotein signal peptidase: MKKILAITFLVLLIDQASKIYIKTHFNLDDSVTVLPGFKLTFVENPGMAYGFHFGGIIGKYFLVILRIFLIGGMVYMFRKWLKEGASNYLLIPMAVIFAGAIGNLIDGMFYGMIFDSGTVYDPSIDRWIGYGGISKFAPFGHGYSTFMKGCVVDMLHFPLVDWNVPESWPLIGGKHIEFFKYIFNVADSAITVGAAFLLIFRKKAFPNGLEF, encoded by the coding sequence ATGAAAAAGATCTTAGCGATAACATTTTTGGTGTTATTAATTGACCAGGCTTCAAAAATTTATATCAAGACCCATTTTAATCTGGACGACAGCGTAACTGTTTTGCCGGGTTTTAAGCTGACCTTTGTAGAAAATCCAGGAATGGCTTACGGATTTCACTTCGGAGGAATCATCGGTAAATATTTTCTGGTAATCCTGAGAATTTTCCTGATTGGAGGTATGGTGTACATGTTTAGAAAATGGCTGAAAGAAGGGGCTTCCAATTATCTTTTGATTCCTATGGCAGTTATCTTTGCAGGCGCTATCGGAAACCTTATTGACGGGATGTTCTATGGAATGATCTTCGACAGCGGAACGGTATACGATCCTAGCATTGACCGATGGATTGGCTATGGAGGAATCTCAAAATTCGCTCCTTTCGGACACGGGTATTCCACTTTTATGAAAGGATGCGTGGTAGATATGCTTCACTTCCCTCTGGTAGACTGGAATGTTCCTGAAAGCTGGCCTTTAATTGGCGGAAAGCACATTGAATTTTTCAAATATATTTTTAATGTTGCCGATTCTGCCATTACCGTAGGCGCCGCATTCTTGTTAATATTCAGGAAAAAAGCTTTCCCGAACGGACTGGAGTTTTAA
- a CDS encoding DUF2683 family protein, producing MESIIVHPKNSMELNALKSVLKEMGIKFEKAHVKSSYNGQKIVKKASDNKNVKPAAKPSKPKGQ from the coding sequence ATGGAATCTATCATAGTACATCCTAAAAATTCTATGGAGCTGAATGCACTGAAAAGTGTACTGAAAGAAATGGGCATTAAATTTGAAAAAGCCCATGTTAAAAGTTCGTATAACGGGCAGAAAATAGTCAAGAAAGCAAGCGACAATAAAAATGTAAAGCCGGCTGCAAAGCCTTCAAAACCTAAAGGGCAATAA
- a CDS encoding M23 family metallopeptidase, with translation MKIFYHLMLFVCLIHTGIVQAQNNYPQNYFRNPLNIPMQLAANFGAVRTNHFHMGLDLRTNSQENLPVLTAADGYVSRIKVERYGFGNAVYITHPNGYTTVYAHLNKYFNQLDEYVKERQYKDERWEQDITFQPGQFTVQKGQQIALSGNTGGSAGPHLHFEIRDTKTEECINPLLFGFAIPDNIAPIISGLYWYDRRFSTYEPGANGVAVKKAGNVYTSNLVQVNSQEISFAIKAVDKANQGFNLGIYNAELLMDGKLIYSFEIDKIHYDDTRYINGCIDYTKFIRDKMGIQHLSDLPGMKLQNYSTPNLTGIIRLQDENIHTIEIVLKDVKGNTSRLTTKLQLNKTSDKISSAAKTIMPNEAKTIITENAEINFSKNAVYDALNFNVFEKSDADPDAVSNIIVLHSPYIPVQDEYTLKIKPNRKLSNAEKDKAVIVLDYGSDNDVVKVRWNADQAEAKFNRLGKAKLLIDNSLPSVSPGWAEGAMVTNSSLVLKGSTKIGDIVSFRAELDGKWLRFARVKNNFVYLFDEKCPKGSGSHTLKVTTVNTAGNTNTQTFTFRR, from the coding sequence ATGAAAATCTTTTATCACCTGATGCTTTTTGTTTGTTTGATCCACACGGGCATTGTACAGGCTCAAAATAATTATCCACAAAATTATTTCAGAAACCCACTCAACATTCCCATGCAGCTGGCAGCCAATTTTGGTGCTGTGCGGACGAATCACTTTCATATGGGACTGGATTTAAGAACCAATAGCCAGGAGAATTTACCGGTTCTTACAGCAGCAGACGGCTATGTAAGCAGGATAAAAGTGGAACGATATGGATTTGGAAATGCAGTGTACATCACGCATCCCAATGGTTACACTACCGTATATGCCCACCTGAACAAATATTTTAATCAACTGGATGAGTATGTAAAAGAAAGACAGTATAAAGACGAAAGATGGGAACAGGACATTACTTTTCAACCCGGACAGTTTACTGTACAGAAAGGACAGCAGATTGCTTTGAGTGGAAATACAGGAGGGTCCGCAGGTCCACACCTTCATTTCGAAATAAGAGATACTAAAACAGAAGAATGTATTAACCCGTTACTTTTTGGTTTTGCCATTCCTGATAATATAGCGCCCATTATCAGCGGTCTCTACTGGTATGATAGACGTTTCAGTACCTATGAACCTGGCGCCAACGGAGTCGCAGTAAAAAAAGCCGGAAACGTTTATACTTCTAACCTCGTTCAGGTGAATTCTCAGGAGATAAGTTTTGCCATTAAAGCCGTTGATAAAGCCAATCAAGGGTTTAATCTTGGAATTTATAATGCAGAATTATTGATGGATGGCAAGCTGATTTACAGTTTTGAAATTGATAAAATCCACTATGACGACACCCGATATATCAACGGCTGTATAGATTATACCAAATTCATCAGGGATAAAATGGGAATTCAGCACTTATCTGATTTACCGGGAATGAAACTTCAGAATTACAGTACCCCAAACCTCACAGGGATTATCAGGCTTCAGGATGAAAATATTCATACCATTGAAATTGTCCTCAAAGATGTAAAAGGAAATACAAGCCGTTTAACAACAAAGCTTCAGTTAAACAAAACCTCGGACAAAATATCTTCTGCAGCAAAAACAATAATGCCTAACGAAGCGAAAACCATTATCACAGAAAATGCGGAAATTAATTTCAGCAAAAATGCAGTTTATGATGCTCTCAACTTCAATGTCTTTGAAAAATCTGATGCTGACCCGGATGCTGTTTCAAATATCATTGTTTTACATAGCCCGTATATTCCCGTTCAGGATGAATATACTTTAAAGATAAAACCCAATCGAAAGCTATCCAATGCTGAAAAAGATAAAGCTGTTATTGTCCTTGATTATGGCAGTGACAATGATGTTGTCAAGGTAAGGTGGAACGCTGACCAGGCAGAAGCGAAATTCAATAGGCTGGGGAAAGCAAAGTTGTTGATAGATAATAGCCTGCCGTCTGTTTCACCGGGCTGGGCAGAAGGAGCAATGGTTACTAACAGTTCTTTAGTCTTAAAAGGAAGCACAAAAATTGGAGATATTGTTTCATTCCGGGCTGAGCTGGATGGCAAATGGCTTAGATTTGCCCGTGTGAAAAATAATTTTGTCTATCTTTTTGATGAAAAATGCCCGAAAGGATCAGGTTCTCATACCTTGAAAGTAACCACAGTCAATACAGCAGGGAATACCAACACGCAAACTTTTACATTCCGGAGATAA
- the ileS gene encoding isoleucine--tRNA ligase, producing MSQFKEYKNLNLIDVAENVAEFWKQNKTFNKSVEIRQGNPEFVFYEGPPSANGMPGIHHVMARALKDIFCRYQTQNGKQVFRKAGWDTHGLPVELGVEKELGITKEDIGKKISIEDYNKACREAVMRYTDVWNNLTEKIGYWVDLDDPYITYKSKYMETVWWLLKQLYSKDLLYKGYTIQPYSPKAGTGLSSHELNQPGTYRDVSDTTVVAQFKVKKDSSALFNDVDGDVHILAWTTTPWTLPSNTALTVGRDIEYVVVKTFNQYTFEPVTVVLSSVLLPKVFGKKYAEGTDEDFANYTPETKVIPFRILKEFTGEKLVDTRYEQLVPWFTPNDNPENAFRVILGDFVTTEDGTGIVHTAPTFGADDARVAKMAQPEIPPMLVKDENDNLVPLVDLQGRFIKGDNVPEVFSGTYIKNEYYDEGTAPEKSWDVELAILLKTENKAFKVEKYVHSYPHCWRTDKPVLYYPLDSWFVKMTAVKDRLVNLNKEINWKPKATGEGRFANWLENVNDWNLSRSRYWGIPLPIWRTEDLKEEKIIGSVEELYNEIEKSIAAGLMTENPFKGFIIGNMSESNYELVDLHKNVVDKVVLVSDSGKAMRRESDLIDVWFDSGSMPYAQLHYPFENKELIDNNKAFPADFIAEGVDQTRGWFYTLHAIGTAVFDSVAYKNVMSNGLVLDKNGQKMSKRLGNAVDPFETLAVYGPDATRWYMISNANPWENLKFDIEGIDEVRRKFFGTLYNTYSFFALYANVDGFSYSEKEVENRPEIDRWILSELNLLIKEVKAFYEDYEPTRVARAISNFVNDNLSNWYVRLCRRRFWKGDYSDDKISAYQTLYTCLETVAKLSAPIAPFFMDQLYQDLNKVTGKESSESVHLTDFPVADESLIDQDLVEKTHLAQNITSMVFSLRKKENVKVRQPLQKVLVPVLDAKAEKQILAVADLIKQEVNVKELQLINAEEASHLIVKQIKPNFKALGPKLGKDMKVVGAEISNLAAEQISALEKEGKLDVQGYEITLDDVEISTKDIPGWTVTSDGKTTVALDLTLTDELKSEGIAREFINRIQNLRKDKDFELTDRISITLEESSPFLNEIKKNEEYISSEVLSNKIEIVSSLSNFNEIEIDEVNFKINVEKN from the coding sequence ATGAGCCAATTTAAAGAATACAAAAACCTCAACCTTATTGACGTAGCAGAGAATGTAGCGGAATTTTGGAAACAAAATAAAACCTTCAATAAGAGTGTTGAGATTCGTCAGGGAAATCCTGAGTTTGTTTTTTATGAAGGTCCGCCTTCAGCAAACGGTATGCCTGGAATTCACCACGTAATGGCAAGAGCATTGAAAGATATTTTCTGCCGTTACCAGACACAAAACGGAAAGCAGGTTTTCCGTAAAGCAGGCTGGGATACGCATGGTCTTCCTGTGGAACTGGGTGTGGAAAAAGAATTAGGAATCACGAAAGAAGATATTGGCAAAAAAATCTCTATTGAAGACTATAACAAAGCGTGTCGTGAAGCAGTAATGCGTTATACCGATGTATGGAATAATCTTACAGAGAAAATCGGATATTGGGTAGACCTTGATGATCCGTACATCACGTACAAGTCAAAATATATGGAAACCGTTTGGTGGTTATTGAAACAATTGTATAGCAAAGACTTGTTGTACAAAGGTTACACCATCCAGCCTTACTCACCGAAAGCAGGAACAGGACTTTCTTCTCACGAGCTGAATCAGCCCGGGACTTACCGTGATGTCTCAGATACAACTGTTGTAGCTCAGTTTAAAGTAAAGAAAGACTCTTCAGCATTGTTCAATGATGTTGACGGAGATGTACATATCCTTGCATGGACGACGACTCCATGGACACTTCCATCCAATACCGCTCTTACCGTAGGCAGAGATATTGAATATGTTGTAGTAAAAACCTTCAATCAATATACCTTTGAACCTGTAACAGTAGTCTTATCAAGTGTTCTTTTACCTAAAGTTTTCGGTAAAAAATATGCAGAAGGTACAGATGAAGATTTTGCCAACTATACTCCGGAAACGAAAGTAATTCCTTTCAGAATACTAAAAGAATTTACAGGAGAAAAACTTGTTGATACAAGATATGAGCAATTAGTTCCCTGGTTTACGCCTAATGACAACCCTGAAAATGCATTCAGAGTGATCTTAGGAGATTTCGTAACTACTGAAGATGGTACAGGTATCGTTCACACGGCACCTACTTTTGGTGCGGATGATGCGAGAGTTGCTAAAATGGCTCAGCCTGAGATCCCGCCAATGTTGGTAAAAGACGAAAATGATAATCTTGTACCATTGGTAGATTTACAAGGGAGATTCATCAAAGGAGACAATGTGCCTGAGGTATTCTCCGGAACTTATATCAAAAACGAATACTACGATGAAGGAACAGCTCCTGAGAAGTCTTGGGATGTAGAACTTGCGATCCTGTTGAAAACAGAAAACAAGGCCTTCAAAGTAGAAAAATATGTCCACTCTTATCCACACTGCTGGAGAACAGATAAACCGGTATTGTACTACCCGCTGGATTCCTGGTTTGTGAAAATGACTGCTGTAAAGGACAGACTTGTTAATCTGAACAAAGAAATCAACTGGAAGCCTAAAGCCACTGGAGAAGGACGTTTTGCCAACTGGCTGGAAAATGTAAACGACTGGAATCTTTCCCGTTCAAGATATTGGGGTATCCCTTTGCCAATCTGGAGAACAGAGGATCTGAAAGAAGAAAAGATCATCGGTTCTGTAGAAGAATTATACAACGAAATCGAAAAATCAATTGCTGCAGGATTGATGACTGAAAACCCGTTCAAAGGTTTCATCATCGGAAATATGTCTGAGTCTAACTATGAGCTTGTGGATCTTCACAAAAACGTGGTGGATAAAGTAGTATTGGTTTCTGATTCAGGAAAAGCAATGAGACGTGAAAGCGACTTGATCGACGTTTGGTTCGATTCAGGTTCTATGCCTTATGCACAGTTACATTACCCATTTGAAAACAAAGAATTAATAGACAATAATAAAGCATTCCCAGCTGATTTCATTGCAGAAGGTGTAGACCAGACTCGTGGATGGTTCTATACGCTTCATGCTATCGGAACTGCGGTATTTGATTCTGTTGCTTATAAAAATGTAATGAGTAACGGTCTTGTTCTGGATAAGAACGGACAAAAAATGTCAAAACGTTTAGGAAATGCTGTAGATCCGTTCGAAACACTTGCTGTATACGGACCGGATGCTACCCGCTGGTACATGATCTCCAATGCCAACCCATGGGAAAACCTGAAGTTTGATATTGAAGGAATTGATGAAGTAAGAAGAAAATTCTTCGGAACCCTTTACAATACCTATTCATTCTTTGCTTTATATGCGAATGTTGACGGTTTCAGCTATTCAGAAAAAGAAGTGGAAAACCGTCCGGAAATTGACAGATGGATCCTTTCCGAACTGAACCTTCTGATCAAGGAAGTGAAAGCTTTCTATGAAGATTATGAGCCGACAAGAGTAGCCAGAGCAATCAGCAACTTCGTAAATGATAACTTAAGCAACTGGTATGTAAGATTATGCAGAAGACGTTTCTGGAAAGGAGATTATTCTGACGACAAGATCTCTGCTTACCAGACTTTATACACTTGTCTTGAAACAGTAGCAAAATTATCTGCTCCTATTGCTCCGTTCTTTATGGATCAACTGTATCAGGATTTGAATAAAGTAACAGGTAAAGAAAGCTCTGAATCTGTACACCTTACAGACTTCCCGGTAGCTGATGAAAGCTTAATTGATCAGGATTTGGTTGAAAAAACGCATTTGGCTCAGAACATTACCAGTATGGTTTTCTCTTTAAGAAAGAAAGAAAATGTAAAAGTTCGTCAGCCGTTACAAAAAGTATTGGTTCCTGTATTGGATGCTAAAGCAGAAAAGCAGATTCTTGCTGTGGCAGATCTTATCAAGCAGGAAGTAAACGTAAAAGAATTACAGTTAATCAATGCTGAAGAAGCATCACACTTAATTGTAAAACAGATAAAACCTAACTTCAAAGCACTTGGTCCTAAATTAGGAAAAGACATGAAAGTAGTAGGTGCCGAGATTAGCAATCTTGCTGCAGAACAGATTTCCGCCCTTGAAAAAGAAGGAAAACTGGATGTTCAGGGATACGAAATTACCCTTGATGATGTAGAAATTTCTACAAAAGATATCCCGGGATGGACCGTAACTTCTGATGGAAAAACAACTGTGGCATTAGATTTGACGTTAACCGATGAATTAAAATCTGAAGGTATCGCAAGAGAGTTCATCAACAGAATTCAAAACCTGCGAAAAGACAAAGACTTTGAATTGACAGACAGAATTTCAATCACATTAGAAGAAAGCTCTCCTTTCTTGAATGAGATTAAGAAAAATGAAGAATATATTTCTTCTGAAGTCTTGTCAAATAAAATAGAAATTGTATCTTCACTTTCAAATTTTAACGAAATCGAAATAGATGAGGTTAATTTTAAGATAAATGTTGAAAAAAATTAA
- a CDS encoding phenylacetate--CoA ligase family protein: MEFHPSIEKAGAQEIKLFQEEKLHELLTYLKAHSPFYKKLFKENNITIEDIRTLEDLQQIPTTTKNDLQQFNHDFFCIPPDKIVDYSTTSGTLGDPVTFGLSDSDLERLAYNEAISFACAGIQKGDVVQMITTIDKRFMAGLAYFLGLRKMGASVVRMGPGIPELQWDSIFRYKPKYLITVPSFLLKMIDYAEKHGLDYKNSSVYGAVCIGESIKNQDFTDNILSQKIKEKWDIKLFSTYASTEMSTAFTECEFQIGGHHHPELIITEILDDEGNPVKNGESGELTITTLGVEAIPLLRFKTGDIVKAHYEPCRCGRNTMRLGPVVGRKQQMIKYKGTTLYPPAMNDILNDFNNILCYQIVIQANEIGLDEIIIKLSTEAEHEGFVNEVRDHFRAKLRVSPKIEIVDFDILSKTVFNPNSRKPITFIDLR, encoded by the coding sequence TTGGAATTTCATCCGTCAATCGAGAAAGCAGGGGCTCAGGAAATCAAATTGTTTCAGGAAGAAAAACTTCATGAACTTTTGACCTACCTTAAAGCCCATTCACCGTTTTATAAGAAGCTGTTTAAAGAAAATAATATTACAATTGAGGATATTCGTACGCTGGAAGATCTTCAGCAGATTCCTACCACCACAAAGAATGATCTTCAGCAGTTTAATCATGATTTTTTCTGCATCCCACCGGATAAAATTGTTGATTACAGCACCACTTCCGGAACATTGGGTGACCCGGTGACCTTTGGATTGTCCGATAGTGATCTTGAAAGACTTGCTTACAATGAAGCCATATCATTTGCCTGTGCAGGGATTCAGAAAGGAGACGTTGTTCAGATGATAACTACCATAGACAAACGTTTTATGGCAGGTCTTGCTTATTTTTTAGGCTTAAGAAAAATGGGGGCAAGCGTGGTGAGAATGGGACCGGGAATTCCTGAACTGCAATGGGATTCTATTTTCAGATACAAACCCAAATATCTGATTACCGTGCCGTCTTTTCTGCTTAAAATGATTGATTATGCCGAAAAACACGGATTGGATTACAAAAATTCCAGTGTTTATGGAGCTGTATGTATCGGAGAAAGCATCAAAAATCAGGATTTTACAGATAATATTCTTTCCCAGAAAATCAAGGAAAAGTGGGATATCAAACTCTTTTCAACGTATGCTTCTACCGAAATGAGTACCGCTTTTACAGAATGTGAGTTCCAGATTGGAGGCCATCATCACCCGGAACTTATCATTACAGAAATTTTAGATGATGAAGGAAATCCTGTAAAAAATGGAGAAAGTGGCGAATTAACCATTACAACGTTGGGAGTAGAAGCGATTCCTTTGTTAAGATTTAAAACCGGAGATATCGTAAAAGCGCATTATGAACCTTGTCGATGTGGAAGAAATACGATGAGGTTAGGCCCTGTAGTGGGAAGGAAGCAGCAGATGATCAAATATAAGGGAACAACACTGTATCCACCTGCCATGAATGATATTTTGAATGATTTTAACAACATTTTATGTTATCAAATCGTTATTCAGGCTAATGAAATCGGTCTGGACGAAATTATCATTAAACTAAGTACTGAAGCAGAACACGAAGGGTTTGTCAATGAAGTCAGAGACCACTTCCGTGCAAAACTGAGAGTAAGCCCCAAAATCGAAATAGTTGACTTTGATATTCTGTCTAAAACCGTTTTTAATCCAAACAGCAGAAAACCAATCACTTTTATTGATTTAAGATAA
- the trpS gene encoding tryptophan--tRNA ligase, with translation MSRILTGIQATGTPHLGNLLGAIIPAIELSKQEGNESFLFIANLHTLTQIKDAQTLRQNTYEIAAAWLACGLDTEKTYFYRQSDIAETCELSWHLSCFFPYQRLTLAHSFKDKADRLQDVNAGLFTYPILMAADILLYDAEIVPVGKDQLQHLEFARDVASRFNNQMGEILVLPQSELQEDTKYVPGTDGQKMSKSRGNIINIFLPEKELKKQVMSIESDSKSLEEPKDPETDKTFQIYQLIATPEQTEELRAKYIAGNFGYGHAKKELLDLILVRFEKERETFNYYMNNLDELEAKLQQGAEKTRPIALETLKRVRTSLGF, from the coding sequence ATGTCAAGAATTCTTACCGGCATTCAAGCCACCGGAACACCCCATCTTGGAAACTTATTAGGGGCCATTATTCCTGCTATTGAATTATCCAAGCAGGAAGGAAATGAATCATTTTTATTTATTGCGAATCTTCACACACTTACCCAGATTAAAGATGCGCAGACTTTAAGACAAAATACCTACGAGATTGCTGCGGCTTGGCTTGCTTGTGGATTAGATACTGAAAAAACATATTTCTACAGACAAAGTGATATCGCTGAAACCTGTGAACTTTCTTGGCATTTATCATGTTTTTTTCCGTATCAAAGATTAACATTAGCTCATTCATTTAAGGATAAGGCAGACAGGCTTCAGGATGTGAATGCCGGATTGTTTACTTACCCTATTCTGATGGCTGCAGATATTCTACTGTATGATGCTGAGATTGTACCTGTAGGAAAAGATCAGCTTCAGCACCTGGAATTTGCAAGAGATGTCGCTTCAAGGTTCAACAATCAGATGGGTGAAATTCTTGTTCTTCCACAATCTGAACTTCAGGAAGACACGAAATATGTCCCGGGAACAGACGGTCAGAAAATGTCAAAATCCAGAGGAAACATTATCAATATTTTCTTACCTGAAAAGGAACTGAAAAAACAGGTGATGAGTATTGAATCGGATTCAAAATCTTTAGAAGAGCCCAAGGATCCTGAAACGGATAAAACTTTCCAGATTTATCAGCTTATTGCTACGCCTGAACAGACTGAAGAATTAAGAGCAAAATATATTGCCGGAAATTTCGGATACGGACACGCCAAAAAAGAATTGCTGGATCTTATTCTTGTACGCTTTGAGAAGGAAAGAGAAACGTTCAATTATTATATGAACAACCTTGATGAGCTGGAAGCAAAACTTCAGCAGGGAGCCGAGAAAACAAGACCAATTGCACTGGAAACTCTTAAAAGAGTAAGAACAAGCTTAGGATTTTAA
- a CDS encoding DUF6576 domain-containing protein, giving the protein MSELAVLGFIIAIILLFFNREWIKNRFFPDQQKNYTIDDKFNSDKRDREKEIDRLLSKMGKNGVNDLSEKDRKRLDELSKM; this is encoded by the coding sequence ATGAGCGAATTAGCAGTTTTAGGATTTATTATCGCAATAATACTTCTGTTTTTCAACAGAGAATGGATCAAAAACAGATTCTTTCCCGATCAACAGAAAAATTATACTATTGATGACAAATTCAATTCTGATAAACGTGACCGGGAGAAAGAGATTGACAGACTTTTGAGTAAGATGGGCAAAAACGGAGTCAATGACCTGTCAGAAAAAGACAGAAAAAGACTAGACGAACTGTCCAAAATGTAA
- a CDS encoding TraR/DksA family transcriptional regulator, with the protein MSDERVRYSDADLQEFKAIIKEKIEKAEKDLQLIRESFINDQNNGTDDTSPTFKAFEEGAETLSKEQNSILAGRQEKFVRDLKNALIRIENKTYGVCRVTGKLIPKERLLAVPHATLSIEAKNMQK; encoded by the coding sequence ATGTCAGACGAAAGAGTAAGATACAGCGATGCTGATTTACAGGAATTTAAAGCGATCATTAAAGAAAAAATAGAAAAAGCAGAAAAAGATCTTCAGCTTATCAGAGAGAGTTTCATCAACGACCAGAATAATGGAACAGATGACACTTCTCCTACCTTCAAGGCTTTTGAAGAGGGAGCAGAAACGCTGAGCAAAGAGCAGAACTCTATTTTGGCAGGAAGACAGGAAAAATTCGTGCGTGATCTTAAAAACGCTTTGATCAGAATCGAAAATAAAACGTACGGGGTGTGCAGAGTAACAGGGAAACTGATTCCTAAGGAAAGACTTTTGGCCGTTCCTCACGCTACACTAAGCATCGAAGCGAAAAATATGCAGAAATAA
- a CDS encoding SanA/YdcF family protein: MKKIIKNIFKIFLLLLVAGIIFIAWANYSIKKDSEPFVSYRIADVPEAKTGLLLGTGKVLSDGSPNAYFYNRIQAAADLFKSGKIQYIIVSGDNSTKDYNEPEDMQEALVQQGVPQNKIIMDHAGFRTLDSVVRAKDIFSQTKLVIISQKFHNERAVFLARKNGMEAFGYNAADVNKYAGLKTNLREYLAKAKAYWDLLFGAEPKFGGEKIVIP; the protein is encoded by the coding sequence ATGAAAAAAATAATCAAAAATATTTTTAAAATTTTCCTGCTTCTTCTTGTGGCAGGAATTATTTTTATTGCCTGGGCAAATTACAGCATCAAAAAGGACAGTGAACCCTTCGTTTCTTACCGTATTGCAGATGTACCGGAAGCAAAAACAGGATTGCTGCTGGGCACCGGAAAAGTGCTGAGTGATGGAAGCCCGAATGCTTATTTCTATAACAGAATTCAAGCCGCAGCAGATTTATTTAAAAGCGGAAAAATACAATACATCATCGTAAGCGGTGACAACAGTACCAAAGATTATAACGAACCTGAAGATATGCAGGAGGCATTGGTGCAGCAAGGAGTTCCTCAGAATAAAATTATTATGGATCATGCCGGATTCAGAACGCTGGATTCCGTGGTAAGAGCAAAAGATATCTTCAGCCAGACAAAACTGGTGATTATCTCGCAGAAATTCCATAACGAAAGAGCGGTTTTCCTGGCCAGAAAAAATGGAATGGAAGCCTTTGGATACAATGCGGCTGACGTAAATAAATATGCAGGGCTAAAAACGAATCTGAGAGAGTATCTGGCAAAAGCTAAAGCCTATTGGGATCTTCTTTTCGGAGCGGAACCAAAATTTGGAGGAGAGAAGATTGTGATTCCTTAG